TGTATATGGAAAAAAACCTGTTAGATGCCTTTGCTACACAAATCAGGAATGGATTTGCAACCGAATTGGACATTGCAAAAAAGAAAATAAAGCCCCTTATAGAAGAATATAGGGAAAATGCCATTACACAGGAACAAAAAACAAAGCTCCATACATATGAGAATTATCTATCTGAAATTAATAAGTTCGAAGCATTGATCCATTATATCTATCAACAAATTGATCATCTGAAAAATAATCAAGTTTGATCTATTACTAACTCCAGGTCACATAGAACGATGGCAAAGTGCTGTATTGATATAAATGTAGCTTAAGTAGGATACTTTAAAAACATGAATCGAAAAACAGAAAAAAGACCACCGTCCGCAGCCCGTGTTTTGGGTTTGCATGACGGTTGGTAGATAGGTCTGCCTTTTATCCGATGTAGTATGTGACCTGTACTGAAATTGAAACAGTGGACTCTCCTGGCTCAATTGGTGTGGCAACAGGTCCTGCTGCTGCATCTGCTGCTGCTTCTGGCACTGCATAGTAGACCTTGGAGTTTCCATTCTCGGATATGGATGCTGTCTGCACACCTTTAACCTTAAGATCCAGGCTGCTGGCAAGTGCATTGGCCTTTGTGGAAGCATCGGTTATGGCTTTGTTCATAAGGTCCTCACGGAGCTGTTCCTGCCTGTCATCAGATACTGAGAAGGAAATACTTCCTATCTGATTGGCTCCTGCAGCTGTTGACCTGTCGATGATCTCGCTCAGGTTGCCGAGTTTTGTGGTTGTGACCTGCACACTGTTGGATGCAGAGTAACTTGTGATATTCTGTTCTTTGTCATAGTTGTAGACAGGATACACAGAGACATAGGATGTCTGTAGTTCCCGGTCCTCCAGACCCAATGCCTTGAGTTCTGTGACGACAGCGCTCATGAGGGCTGCGTTCTGATCAGATGCGGCCTTTGCAGTATCATCCTGGACCACCACACCTATGCTTAAGGTGGCTGTGTCAGGCACTACCTTCTCTTCTGCGTATCCGCTCATGGTTATTGTGTCTGCAGTATTTGATCCACTCTGCGAGATGGCGTATATCGTTAACGCCATCACCACAAGGACAACTGATAGCGCAATGATAGCTAAATAGGATCTATCTTTTTGATTTTCCTGTGACATTTTCACACTCTCCTTGTTAGGTGCATTGTTAACCGGTGAGTCTGTCTTGTCATGGCCGGTTATTGCATGTTATATAGGGAGCTATACATATTAAAGAATTGGCTAAACTTCAGATGAACTTGCAGTTATATGCAAAGACTGATGACGATATGAATAAATTTAGCTTATTTCAACCCCGGAGCTTTTAAAGAGATCCGGAATTCCCAGTTCAATTTATTTTTATTTACGGGTACGAAATTACATCTGACCATCGCTTCTTTAAACTGCTTATTTGTGATAAAGAAACCATCTTGGGATGCTTCGAACAAATTTTTAAGTGCATAACTAGTATAATTTTTATTTGGTGTTTTTTCAGGGATGATGTTTTGCATTATCCAATTGTATATGGTTTCTTTTTCCACATCGCTTAATTCATATTCACTCATATTGCTCACTTCTGTCTTTCATATTCTCTCAGCAACGTACTACTAAGCTCTGCTCTCCTTTAATTACGACCTGTAAATCTATTGCTCTATAAACCCAACCTATTGATCTATAAACCCAACCCGGAATATTTTCTTTTACATAAGCATTCAAGATAAAAGGCTTATCTGTCTTATCCTTCCAAATTTTATCCTGATAAGTTCAAAATAAGGTCAATACAATTTACGTTACGATATTTTTTCTTTTCAGTATAAACTTACACTATTAAGTATCCTGAAGATCTATTATCTACCACATTGCTAGAAAAAAGAAAAATGATTTTGTTTTTGTTTGATCTTGCACACAATGAGAAGCTATGCGAGAAACCAGTGCATAGTCCAGTGCAAAGCTGAATGCACATGGGCATCATGAGAAAGGTGGAAAATATGGATTATATCAGTGATTTTTTTGGATTTATGAAAAAGGCGACAACATCTGTTCAGACGGTGGATGCCATAAGAGAACGTCTGAAAGCTGCAGGTTTTATGGAACTGGAAATGAATGAGTCATGGATGTTGAATGGATCGGAGAAATACTATCTGACCCCCTATCCTTCCATGTTGGTGGGCTTTACTGTCGGAAGCGGTAAGTTTCCGATAAGAAGTGTGAAGATGATCGCTGCTCACACAGATAATCCCGGATTTCGGATCAAACCCAATCCTGAGGTTAACAGTGAAGGAATGCTGACACTGAATGTGGAACGTTACGGCGGACCTATTCTGAACACATGGTTCGACCGTCCTTTATCCATCGCCGGAAGAATAGCCGTGAGATCCGATGAGGTGCTGAAGCCAAGAGTGATACATCTGGATTTTAAAAGACCTATACTTATCATCCCTAATCTGGCCATACATATGAACCGCGAGGTCAATAAAGGAATAGAGATCAAGGTTCAAAAAGAAATGCAGCCTCTCTTGACCCAGTTGATTGAAGATGAGATTAAGGATAAATATCTGCTGAAACTGGTTGCTAAGGAGGCTGGGGTACGTTGTGAAGATATTCTGGACATGGACCTGAATGTATATTGTTATGAAGAAGGCATGCTGGTGGGCTCAAATGAAGAATTTATTTCCTGTCCGAGGATCGACGATCTGTCCATGGTATACACTGCTATGGAAGCTCTTGTGGGATCAAAGCATGAGCACGGGATCAACATGGTGGTATTCATGGACAATGAGGAGATTGGTTCTATGACCAGGCAAGGTGCTGACTCCGTGATACTGAGCAATGTTCTGGAAAGGATCCGTATGGGAACAGAGAAAACACAGAACACGGAACAAATATCCATCCATCAGGCGATGAACTTCTTTGTGATCTCTGCCGACTGTGCCCATGGGCTGCATCCCAATTACAGTGAAAAGAGCGATATCACCAATAAGCCTGTAATGAACAAAGGGATGGCCATTAAGATCAGTTGCAATCGTTCCTATGCATCTGAGGTGGATACTATTGCAGCTTTTCAGCAGCTGTGCGACAGGGCAGGTGTGAAATATCAAAAATTTGTGAACCATTCCGATCAACCAGGAGGAACGACCCTGGGTCCTTTGATCAGCAAATATATGCCTGTTCATGTGGTGGATGTAGGAGTGCCGATGCTGGCAATGCATTCATCCAGGGAGTTGATGGGCAAACAGGATTTCCTGGATTCCATCGGGATTTTCAGGACATTTTTCCAATTGCAGGAGTGACGTATATCACTCAAAAGTTTAAATTTTAAGATAGCTCTGTATCGCCTCTGTAGCAGACATTTCATTTCAGGAAACTAATAAGATTGGTATTTTTTTAAAGCTTCAATAGATTTACACAGAACCAAAAAAGAAAAAGTTCATATTTTAGTTATTGGTGTGGAATTTTCTAAATAATATTCGAAAAGTTCTTTTGCCCACTCAAGAGCCTTTCTGGAGGTACATAATATGTACTTATTATCAACTTCTCCATTGGTTCTTAATAAACTCATCAGAAGGTGGGTATCATCAAATGTAAAGAACAAGACCCTCATATCCTTATTGTAAACATACATCTTGAAGTTATCATTTTTAAGAAGGGTTTCAAACTCCGTATGATGTTCTGTTATTATTTTATCCAGCAGTTCCTGAGAGAAAATAAAGTAGCTACTGATATTATTCTCAAGCATTTCTCTAAGTAACGAGTCAAATTCAGGATAAAGAAAAGCAGTGACCGTATAGACCGAATCGGGCATTTTATTATTAACATGAAATAAACTATGGAACGAAAATATATCTGTTAGAGACGGACTTACTATATCACAGTCCTTAAGCTCACCCATTCTCTTCAGGAGTTCAGATGGTATAAAATCAATTTCATGAGTACTCCAGTAATCGATATCTATATCAAAAGTATCAAGAGTATCTAGTAAAGGGACCATATCATTGACAATGATTTTTCCAACGGTTGTCAACTCATAAATATCATCATAGTGATCAACAAGATAGTGTTCTTCCAATATTTTGATCTGGGGGAGGAGTGCCTGTCTGGTAGTATCCAGAGATTTGAGCAGGTATTCGGTTTCCCTTGCTCTATCTCTCAGTAATAGAAGAACCATTTTTCTCTTCTCTGACAGGAAAAGAACATCAAGCAAATTTTTTTTCATTTAGGTACATCCTTGAAGGGAACTATAATTTCAATTGCTCGTTACAAACAATCGACAATTAAAGGATCACAATTATTTAAAACAATTCTATTCTAAATAATATTTATTAAAAATATATGAAAACTAGTACGTATAAAAATATAGCACATATATGATGTTTTTCTGGTGCTAGTAAATGCTATGGAACTTGTAGGTGTCGGATCATGTTCCTGAAATACAAAAAAAGCCATGGCTATACAGCCATTTGAGTCAATTAAAAGAGTTTATAAGGTGGTCACAAGGCTTCATCTTTGAGTTTACGCGTTCATGAAGCTTATTACGGGATCGGACTCTACTCCGTCCTGAATGTACTTCATCTTTGAGTTTACGCGTTCATGAAGCTTATTACGGGATCGGACTCTACTCCGTCCTGAATGTACTTCATCTTTGAGTTTACGCGTTCATGAAGCTTATTACGGGATCGGATTCTACTCCGTCCTGAATGTGCTCCATATTTAGGTCTACTTCCTTGTGACCAATTTATAATATCTAACTAATCGTATAAATCACTGACGGTCATATAACTCTGAGTTATTTGAGGAGGTTACGCAAATTTCAAAATTGTGTCTGCAAGCTTTGAATACGCCCGGAGAATCAGAACCAGATTAACTGTTTCTGACTTCCCAATCCCCTACAAGAGGTGTGACGCCTGTCCATCCGAGGCCTACAACTTCAAATCCACCACCTTTCATCAGCATGAAGTTGTTTCCATTACGATTATAAAGACCGATCTTCTCTTCACCGTCGCTTCCCCAATCGCCCACAATCGGTTCAGTACCTTCCCAGCCAAATCCTATCACAACTTCAAGAGCTTCATCTGAGCTTATATTAATGTCCCAAAGTGCCCAGGTACCTGCATTATCATATACACCGATGTCAGTATCAATATCACCATTCCAGTCACCAACAACTGGAGATACACCAGCCCATCCCAGGCCAAAAATATGATAATTCATAGTATCTCTCATAATTAGAAAATTATTGCCGGCTCGGTTATATATGCCGACCTCAGTGACTCCATCTCCATCCCAATCGCCTACTAACGGTTCAGTACCTGCCCAGCCGAACCCCACAAAATCTGCTGAATTGGTATCTGGGTTCCATAGAGCCCATGTACCTTCATTGTCGTACACACCTACCTCATCAGCACCATCTCCATTCCAGTCGCCTGCTACAGGGCTAACTCCTGCCCATCCCAGACCAATGACATCAAACCCTTGATCTTTCTGGATCAGGAAATTATTGCCTTCTCTATTGTAGGTACCGACCTCAGTGACACCATCCCCATCCCAGTCACCTGCTATCGGTTCAGTACCTGCCCAGCCGAATCCCACAATATCTGCTGAATTGTTATCTGGGTTCCACAAAGCCCACGTACCAGCATTGTCATATACACCTACGGATTCTGCCAAGGCAATACCCATCGTCGTTAGCAAAATACACAAAAATATCCCAAAACGGATCAATCTGATCAGTTTTTTTTGCATTCATATCACCTCTTACATAAACAATACATGGTTTTAGTGGCCTTATCCCCAACAATCATTAAAATTTAGATGCACAAAAATATCTAAAATTAAATACATTATGTTAAGACACGTCACTAGGCATTTTACATTTTGTAAAATATGGGACATAGCTAGTATAAGTAGCTAGCGAAAAAAATTTGAACCAGTCAATATATGATTCTGTTGATCCTGAGCATAGTTATCAGACATAAAATATAAAAAGCATTAAAATACATTGAACACTTCGACATGTCTAATGACAGCAGAAAAATCACACTATCTCACGCCACATGAAGTGGCTAAAAAGCTCAGGGTCGAAACAAAGACGGTGCATACATGGCTGCAGGAAGGGACCATGGATGGATTAAAACTAGGTAGACTCTGGAGAATTCCACGCGCACAGCTGGAACAGGCAGATGATAACTGTTTTACAAAGAACACACATCTATTGAACATTAAAGAGATCCCGCGCAATATGTGCGACTATAATAAGGTAAGAGAAGAATGGAACAATGAGATCCCTGAATATTTCAATTTCGGATATGACGTCATTGATGCCTGGGCAAAGGAAGACCGTAATAAACTTGCCATGATCTGGGTCGATCAGCATGGTGAAGAGAAAAAGTACACCTTCAGAGACATGATGAAACTCTCCAATCAGGCGGCAAACATTCTTCTCAAATACGAGATCAACAAAGGAGACCGGGTCCTCCTGATGCTTCACCGTGTTCCAGAATGGTGGGTATTCGTAATTGCACTGATCAAACTTGGTGCTGTGGTATGCCCTTGTCCGACACTTCTGACACCAAGTGATCTTCAGTACAGGATCAATGCAGGTAAATTCAAAATGATCATCACTGACATGGAAAATGCACCTAAAATCGATGAGATCAGAGATGAATGTCCGACTCTTAAAGAATGCATGGTTATCGACGGAGAAGCAGAGAACTGGATCAGTTTTCAATATGAACTCCTGTACCCTGCACCTGTTTCACATCACTCGGTATCAATACCGGCACTTACCCACTCCACAGACCCTATGCTGATCTATTTCACCTCAGGAACTACTGGCAAAGCCAAGATGGCACTTCACAACCATGCATATCCTTTAGGTCACAGGGTCACTGCAGAACTGTGGCAGGACCTTACAGAGAACGACCTGCATTTCACCTTCTCTGATACCGGCTGGGCAAAATGTGCATGGGGTAAAATATTTGGCCAGTGGATCGCTGGTTCATGTATCTTCGTGTATGACACCAGAGGAAAGTTCGAGGCAACTGAGCTGCTTCCGCTGATCGAGAAATATGAAGTCACAACCTTCTGTTGCCCACCCACTGTCTACAGAATGCTCATACTTGCTGACCTGAGCAAGTTCGATCTTGATCAGCTCCGTCACTGTTGTAGCGCAGGTGAACCGCTGAACCCTGAAGTTATCAAAGTCTGGAAGGAGGGAACAGGTCTTAACATCTATGAAGGCTACGGCCAGACAGAAACCTGCTGTGCTATCGCATCCTTTGCGTGCCTGGAGAACAAGCCGGGTTCAATGGGAAAACCTTCTCCGGGATGGAATATTGAGCTGCATGATGAGCATGGGAACAAGGTCAATAACTTTGAAGAAGGAAGGATCGCCATCTCACTTGATCCACGTCCTGTGGGTCTTTTTGTCAAATACCTTAATAATGATGAAGAGAATGAAAAATCATTCCAGAACGGATTCTATTACACCGGCGATAAGGCATATATGGATGATGACGGCTACTTCTGGTTCGTAGGCCGCGATGACGATGTCATCAAGAGCTCAGGATACAGGATAGGTCCTTTTGAAGTAGAGAGTGCGCTTCTTGAACATCCTGCTGTTCAGGAATCTGCTGTGATTGGGTCTCCGGATAACATAAGAGGTATGATAGTCAAGGCTTTTGTTGTACTGAACGAAGGTTTTGAACCTTCGGAGAAACTGATACAGGAACTTCAGAACCATGTGAAGCACACAACAGCACCATACAAATACCCGCGATCTATTGACTTCGTGCATGAACTGCCCAAAACCATCGGAGGTAAGATCATGCGAAAGAAACTACGGGAAATTGAAATCAAAGAGCTTCAAAGTGAATGACATTGGATAAGCAGATATAGAGAAGGAAAGAAAATATGTGGATGATACAATCATTTTTTATTTATTTCTTTACTCTTACTGATCCTCTACATTTTTATCTCTTATCTTGTCTGTATCCAGTTTCCGGTTTCTTTTCTTCCTGAACCTGTGTCAGGATCACAACTTATAAATAGGCTTCTTTTGCCAGTTTAATTTAAAGTTATAAAAATCAGCATAAAACTAGTTTTTAATTCCTGTACCCCATCAATAATATTTTACTATAAAAAAGTATTTCGATAATAAAGGGGTTTTAATCTTTGGAAAATGGAGAGAACAGAAATGAGCATTTTGATCAGGCAAGAAGAAGAGCATGACTTTAAAAATGTAGAACATATGACAAGAGAAGCATTCTGGGATCTTTACAAACCAGGATGTGACGAACATCTGGTATTACATAAAATAAGAAAAGTACCTGCATTTGTAAAAGAACTTGACCTAATTGCATGTGATGATGACCGGATTGTCGGCAATATAATCTATTCCAAATCTAAAGTCGTAAATGAAGAAAGCAGAGAATTTGAAGTTTTATGTATGGGGCCAATTGCAGTATTGCCCTCATGCCAAAAGCAAGGTATAGGTTCTTTATTGATGAATCATTCCCTTGAAAAGGCAAGACAGTTGGGATATAAAGCCGTAATTATTTTCGGAAACCCGGATTATTATCAACGTTTTGGTTTCAGAAATGCTGCAAAATATAATATTCAGACGTCTACAGGTGAAAACTTTGACGCATTCATGGCATTGGAACTCTACGATGGCAGCCTGAAGGGTATTTCAGGAAAGTTCTATGCAGATGAAGTTTTTGAAACAGACGCAGAGGAACTGGAAGAGTTTGAAAAAGGTTTTCCTCCTAAAGTTAAACATGTTACGGACACCCAATTAAAATAGATATGGAGGGATTACCCTTGAAAACAACAGAGACAATAAAAGGGCATCTATCTTTAAACCTCGTTCTATTACCAGGACTATCCGCGCATTTGTGTCATCAGGCCCTGTATCCACCCTATCTCCTGTTTTTTCATCACTTGGTCCTTCAACATGTGTTCCAATGAGAATAGCTGCAATGACAAGCAATGCTAAGACCAAAAAGAATAATTTTTTCATAATTTACTCCCCAGAAAAACTTATAGAACGACCTATATTTAGATCTGCCTGCGTTGTAAAAAAATCATCTGCTGATATTTTATGAAATTTTTATTACCGTGTGGAAATTATAAGAGTTTCCGGTACCCACCTCACTGACCAAAGATCAATCATCGCTACATTCACTTTCTTGTTTTTTCAAAATATTCTTTGTAGTACAGTATATCCATCTTTTATGCAATAACAGGTGTATTACTGTAAAAAGGGTCATCATTATGGCCGATCTGTTGTGTATGAGCGTCCATGTAGCTTTTGTAATTCCTATGTATTCCTGATATCTCCCCCGTGGCACACCCGAAGGTATCGCAAAGTACATAACAAATCCTGTTACTGCAACTATCAGGAATATTACGGTCAAAATGACATCTACTGAATAATTTAGTTTCATCCTGTTCATTTATTCTCCTCATTAGAAAACCAATGTTAAGTCAAAACGTATTTGAGCATATATATGTTAAACGAAGAAATTGTCTGTGAACAAGAACATATGGATCTATACAATTATCAGGCGGGTTTGAAATAACAGAAAAAAAATTACCGCTTCAAAGAAGTTCCGATCCGGTGTACAATGATCTTAACTATTGGATCAAACACGAAGCAATTACTTTATCATTCGATCCTCCGGAAAGCTTCAACAATTCCATTGACAGAATAATAGCTTCACTTGATGACTCTGTTGAGCTGCTCGGCTTTGGAGAAGCCCTCCATGGAGGCGAGGACATTCTGATACTGCGCAACAGGCTCTTTCAGCGCTTGGTGGAGAAGCATGGATACAGTGCCATTGCCATCGAGAGTAGTTTTCCCAGAGCGCATGTAGTGAATGAATACATAGCTGGCCGCGGCCCCGAATCTTATGAAAAGGTACAGGACACAGGATTTAGTCACGGTTTCGGAAGCTTAGAAGCAAATCGCGAACTTGTTGAATGGATGCGGGAATACAATGCAAATCCATCCCACGAGATCAAGCTCCGGTTCTACGGCTTTGACAGTCCGACCGAAATGATGTATGCCGACAGCCCAGGCCAGGTCTTGCATTTTGTGCTGGATTACCTTGCCTCTCTTGATAACATCAGCGGCAGGTATCATCAAGAGATTATAGACCCGCTTCTTGGTGATTATGCAGAGTGGGAGAACCCCGCTGCAATGATGGATCCGACCAGATCGGTGGGCATGTCACCAAATGCTATTGCGCTTCGGATGGAGACAGAAGATCTGATTTCAGAATTAAATGAAAGACGTCCAGAAATGATAGCTAAAAGCGATGAAGATCACTATATGGAAGCCGTACAATACGCAACAGTTGCCCGGAAGTTGCTGAACTATCACGCCATATCAGCCCGGGATTCAGAAAACAGGCTATTAAGGCTTCTTGGTGTTCGCGATGCGATGATGGCGGAAAATCTGTTGTATATAGTATCCCGTGAAGGAAGCAGAGGAAAAGTTCTGGCTTTTGCACACAACAGCCATTTACAAAGAGGAAAGGCCCACATGCAACTGGGCCCTTACGCATTAACGTGGTGGCCGGCAGGAGCACATTTGCATGAGATATTTGGTCCACGTTACTCTAATATTGGTTCGGCGGTAGGCATCTCCGATGCCAACGGCATCTGTCAGCCGGAAGCAGGCACTCTTGAAGCATTGCTGACCGGTTTGCAGGGGACTGTTCGGTTCATTCCAACTCATAGAGGTACAGGACTCCCAGCTTCAGAAATCGCCGCTCTTGCAAATCGCTCGGGAAGTATGAAGAACCCTACCTACTTCGTACTAACTTCTCAGAGCCTCACAGATTTCGACTGGCTGGCTGTTCTGGATTCAACAACTTACAGCCGGGGTGGCCCACAACTTCAAGAATAGATGTAAATAAAATTATTACCATCTGTTTTTGATCGAAATGATGATGTTTTTCAGGCATATAATTATCAGGAGATTTTGCAGTGCCGTTTATGAGTTGTATTTCATTCACGATCATGATGAAATTGCCATGCAATACCAAACTTATCGGTCACCATGCCGTAAAGTTTGCTCCAGAACGTTTCCTGAAGGTCCATTACCACAGTACCTTCAGCTTTGAGTACGCTGAAAATTGACCTTATTCTATCCATTTCCTTACTGATAATTACAAGGCCGATATTGTTCCCAAGGATAAAAGGCATACCCGGGGGAACATCAGAGCACATCACAGTGCTTCCCTCTATTTCCAGAGCAGTATGCATTACCAAATCCTTGATTTCTTCCGTCAAGGAGAAGTCCATATCTTCCGGTGCATCCAAAAACAAAATGATATGAACCAAACAAACTTTTTATATCAAACCCTTGCATTTAGTCATATAGCAACTATCGGATCGTCTAAATCAAGTAATTTTATGGGAACGTGCATGACAGTATATGAGAACGTTAAGTCCATCCTCATGGAAATTGGAACCACAAAACTTGTCTGTGTTACCAAAACGGTGGACCCGGCAAAGATCAATGAATCTATTCGCGCCGGAGCCACTATCATAGGAGAGAGCAGGGTTAAGGAATACGAGGACAAACGTGATGAACTGCTGCCATGTGAAAAGCACTTAATAGGCCATTTACAATCAGGAAAAGTAAAAAAAGCCGTTGAGTTCTTTGATGTGATCCAGTCGGTCGATTCCCTGAAGCTCATAAAGGAGATCGATGAGAAAGCAAGGGCAAGGACTAAGGTGCAGCAGGTCTTTCTGCAGGTAAATATTGGTAGTGAACCGCAGAAATTCGGCTTCGCAGAAAGTGAGATCCCACAGATGATTGCACATATACATGAACTCGGAAATATTCATGTGCAAGGACTAATGTGCATACCTCCTTTTGATACTCCTGAGGAAACGCGTACATATTTCAGGAGGATGAAGAACCTGTTTCACGCACTGCAGCAGAAAAACCACGATAACATCGATATCCAGGAACTGTCAATGGGTATGTCCAACGATTACAGGATAGCGATAGAGGAAGGAGCCACAATGGTGCGCATTGGCTCCTCTATATTCGGAGACAGAAAATACTAAAGTTTTATTTAGTTGATAGCGGTTTCCAATCATTTCCAGTATATCATATTTCGGTTCTTAATCCCGAATCTTTCTGCTGAAATCCATTTCCTTCCCAGTTACAATAAGAAGAAAAATATCTCGATAGCTGCACACATGGTCTGAAGCATATCCCTCGGGCATAGACAGGGAGCTTCATATAGAGGTATAGATCAACAGTTTTCAGAAAACATGAAGCAGAGGTTTATATAGGATTACCGTTTTTCTTAACAGCTCCACTTAAGTGAGGCTGTATAAACTCATCTACTTAAATGCTTTTTGAATAATTATTTTGTCTTTCTTCCGTGTATGAGTCTCTGTCTACTAAGCCCACCGTTTTTCACCTACTGATCTTCGGTTAAAGTTTATTATAGAATTAATACTATATAAAAATATTCACAATAATATATGTGGAAGTTTATATAATTGTGCAGCGATTCTATCAAAAATAATCTTACAGCAAGTAATGAAAATTAAATTAAATTAAATTAAATTAAATTAAATTAAAGTGGATTCAGATCAACTCTCTGTTTTTTATGCCAATGTCCATGTGTAATGTACAATTAATACCATGCTTCAAGTGTCACATATCCCTTCCAAAGATTATCCTCCCTTCTATTACACTCTGTGAAATCACAACTTTACTTATATTTACATGTTAAAGTTTCCTAAATATGTTTATCTATTGATCTGTCAACCTTTTTATAGTGAAAGTTCCTTCACTTGGAGAAAATGATGTACCTTTAAATTTGGACCCGGGTAAAAAGATGAACTCTCCAGCAATTGAAATGAAGTGTAGAAAGCCTGAGATACTGGCTCCGGCAGGCGATATGGAAGCATTGAAGGCAGCTATAAAAGGAGGAGCAGATGCCATATATCTGGGTGTGGGTGAGTTCAATGCACGCCAGGGTGCTACCAATTTTACCGTGGAGAAACTGGAAGAAGGTATAGATCTTGCTCATTCTTATAATATTTTGGTATTCCTGGCACTGAATATCCCAATCAAGGAACATGAACTTCCTTCGGTGCTCGAGATAGTTCATAGTTCTTATATGATAGGTATAGATGCAGTCATTGTAGAAGATCTCGGACTTGTGGATATACTGCACAGCAGATATCCCGACCTTCCTCTTCACATAAGTACGCAGGTCACTGTGCACAATACAGCTGGAGTGCACTTTCTTGAACAAATGGGTGTTTCCCGTACTATCCTTTCCAGGGAACTTACAACAAGCGAACTGAAGCATATAATAGATAATACTAACATCAGTGCTGAGATCTTTGTGCATGGTGCCTTGTGTTATTCTTACTCCGGCAGAT
This DNA window, taken from Methanomethylovorans hollandica DSM 15978, encodes the following:
- a CDS encoding GbsR/MarR family transcriptional regulator, coding for MNDVEEKIIDIGQEIFKGYGVDDITALILSILNFESNEISMEELAQRTGYSLASISLKIKHIEQFWSIKRVYKPGSRKTYLYMEKNLLDAFATQIRNGFATELDIAKKKIKPLIEEYRENAITQEQKTKLHTYENYLSEINKFEALIHYIYQQIDHLKNNQV
- a CDS encoding SIMPL domain-containing protein: MSQENQKDRSYLAIIALSVVLVVMALTIYAISQSGSNTADTITMSGYAEEKVVPDTATLSIGVVVQDDTAKAASDQNAALMSAVVTELKALGLEDRELQTSYVSVYPVYNYDKEQNITSYSASNSVQVTTTKLGNLSEIIDRSTAAGANQIGSISFSVSDDRQEQLREDLMNKAITDASTKANALASSLDLKVKGVQTASISENGNSKVYYAVPEAAADAAAGPVATPIEPGESTVSISVQVTYYIG
- a CDS encoding M18 family aminopeptidase; the encoded protein is MDYISDFFGFMKKATTSVQTVDAIRERLKAAGFMELEMNESWMLNGSEKYYLTPYPSMLVGFTVGSGKFPIRSVKMIAAHTDNPGFRIKPNPEVNSEGMLTLNVERYGGPILNTWFDRPLSIAGRIAVRSDEVLKPRVIHLDFKRPILIIPNLAIHMNREVNKGIEIKVQKEMQPLLTQLIEDEIKDKYLLKLVAKEAGVRCEDILDMDLNVYCYEEGMLVGSNEEFISCPRIDDLSMVYTAMEALVGSKHEHGINMVVFMDNEEIGSMTRQGADSVILSNVLERIRMGTEKTQNTEQISIHQAMNFFVISADCAHGLHPNYSEKSDITNKPVMNKGMAIKISCNRSYASEVDTIAAFQQLCDRAGVKYQKFVNHSDQPGGTTLGPLISKYMPVHVVDVGVPMLAMHSSRELMGKQDFLDSIGIFRTFFQLQE
- a CDS encoding helix-turn-helix transcriptional regulator, which gives rise to MKKNLLDVLFLSEKRKMVLLLLRDRARETEYLLKSLDTTRQALLPQIKILEEHYLVDHYDDIYELTTVGKIIVNDMVPLLDTLDTFDIDIDYWSTHEIDFIPSELLKRMGELKDCDIVSPSLTDIFSFHSLFHVNNKMPDSVYTVTAFLYPEFDSLLREMLENNISSYFIFSQELLDKIITEHHTEFETLLKNDNFKMYVYNKDMRVLFFTFDDTHLLMSLLRTNGEVDNKYILCTSRKALEWAKELFEYYLENSTPITKI
- a CDS encoding AMP-binding protein, giving the protein MTAEKSHYLTPHEVAKKLRVETKTVHTWLQEGTMDGLKLGRLWRIPRAQLEQADDNCFTKNTHLLNIKEIPRNMCDYNKVREEWNNEIPEYFNFGYDVIDAWAKEDRNKLAMIWVDQHGEEKKYTFRDMMKLSNQAANILLKYEINKGDRVLLMLHRVPEWWVFVIALIKLGAVVCPCPTLLTPSDLQYRINAGKFKMIITDMENAPKIDEIRDECPTLKECMVIDGEAENWISFQYELLYPAPVSHHSVSIPALTHSTDPMLIYFTSGTTGKAKMALHNHAYPLGHRVTAELWQDLTENDLHFTFSDTGWAKCAWGKIFGQWIAGSCIFVYDTRGKFEATELLPLIEKYEVTTFCCPPTVYRMLILADLSKFDLDQLRHCCSAGEPLNPEVIKVWKEGTGLNIYEGYGQTETCCAIASFACLENKPGSMGKPSPGWNIELHDEHGNKVNNFEEGRIAISLDPRPVGLFVKYLNNDEENEKSFQNGFYYTGDKAYMDDDGYFWFVGRDDDVIKSSGYRIGPFEVESALLEHPAVQESAVIGSPDNIRGMIVKAFVVLNEGFEPSEKLIQELQNHVKHTTAPYKYPRSIDFVHELPKTIGGKIMRKKLREIEIKELQSE
- a CDS encoding GNAT family N-acetyltransferase, whose amino-acid sequence is MERTEMSILIRQEEEHDFKNVEHMTREAFWDLYKPGCDEHLVLHKIRKVPAFVKELDLIACDDDRIVGNIIYSKSKVVNEESREFEVLCMGPIAVLPSCQKQGIGSLLMNHSLEKARQLGYKAVIIFGNPDYYQRFGFRNAAKYNIQTSTGENFDAFMALELYDGSLKGISGKFYADEVFETDAEELEEFEKGFPPKVKHVTDTQLK
- a CDS encoding DUF4405 domain-containing protein, which gives rise to MNRMKLNYSVDVILTVIFLIVAVTGFVMYFAIPSGVPRGRYQEYIGITKATWTLIHNRSAIMMTLFTVIHLLLHKRWIYCTTKNILKKQESECSDD